The Setaria viridis chromosome 6, Setaria_viridis_v4.0, whole genome shotgun sequence genome contains a region encoding:
- the LOC117861418 gene encoding zinc finger BED domain-containing protein RICESLEEPER 3-like produces the protein MIATHGYEVVEEFMCFVRCLDPDFKLPSREDMEKMWDGILDKERTQLLSSLTREGAKPGRVSFILGTVATIEPGGEATLYTACNFIDGDWNLHRVVADAYMVSELTRDVPDIPNHGFLDNMFMMVGHEDDNIPSSLTDHYGKLLPACPLNQKLLRSTTYIYMDRVLHSVARCLLPCEMSIQTNLLGLSTGQEDPRAYNEQWYSLYCFLKILQDDHSTTTTEATELIGLLCRLWGSIHESIQMISDSTRPTSNLCLAELLNLRKKFQAELTSSPTEEYTGVSYGKTVKDVLRQALKIIDKTIDHSYLVWSIPCILDPRRKLFFERNGKSFAVNFIRREKKEKGTSLYNRQYLIYCRPNSTKTTTPKQTRQLNSLKTEERKQETVLHSGVSFTSFIFSLTRVIEPARCSTTDLLVLV, from the coding sequence ATGATCGCGACGCATGGGTACGAGGTCGTGGAGGAATTCATGTGCTTCGTGAGATGCCTGGACCCTGATTTCAAGCTGCCCTCGCGCGAGGACATGGAGAAGATGTGGGATGGTATCCTTGACAAAGAAAGGACGCAGCTGCTCTCAAGCCTAACAAGGGAGGGTGCCAAACCAGGCAGGGTCAGCTTCATATTGGGTACAGTTGCAACCATTGAGCCAGGCGGGGAAGCCACCCTCTACACGGCTTGTAACTTCATCGATGGTGATTGGAATCTGCACAGGGTCGTCGCCGATGCCTATATGGTGTCAGAACTTACTCGTGACGTGCCTGATATTCCAAATCATGGTTTTCTTGATAACATGTTCATGATGGTAGGTCATGAGGACGACAACATCCCCAGCAGCCTGACGGATCACTACGGCAAACTGCTGCCTGCCTGTCCACTGAACCAAAAGCTACTTCGTTCCACCACCTACATCTACATGGACCGTGTGCTTCACTCAGTTGCCCGATGCCTTCTGCCATGCGAAATGAGCATCCAGACGAATTTGTTGGGGTTATCAACTGGGCAAGAAGACCCGAGGGCGTACAATGAACAGTGGTACTCACTCTATTGTTTTCTGAAAATTCTTCAGGATGATCACTCTACTACTACAACCGAAGCCACAGAACTCATCGGACTATTGTGCAGGCTTTGGGGGAGCATACATGAATCCATTCAAATGATTTCTGACTCCACCCGTCCCACTTCAAATCTTTGTCTTGCAGAGCTGCTTAACCTGAGGAAAAAATTCCAAGCTGAACTGACAAGCTCGCCTACCGAAGAATACACAGGCGTTTCCTATGGCAAAACTGTAAAAGATGTTCTCAGACAGGCACTGAAAATTATAGATAAGACTATTGATCATTCATACCTGGTCTGGTCTATACCATGCATACTCGACCCTCGGCGCAagcttttttttgaaaggaacggcaaaagctttgccgtaaattttattagaagagaaaaaaaggaaaaaggaacaaGTCTGTACAACAGGCAGTATCTCATCTACTGCCGTCCAAACTCAACAAAAACGACAACTCCCAAGCAAACTAGACAACTAAATTCCCTGAAAACTGAAGAACGAAAGCAAGAAACAGTGCTACATTCCGGTGTTTCGTTCACCAGCTTTATATTTAGTTTGACGAGGGTGATTGAACCAGCGAGATGCTCGACTACTGATTTGTTGGTCCTTGTGTAG
- the LOC117861088 gene encoding uncharacterized protein isoform X2, with translation MTRRRRSKNRKSSGPAAPAASSRSGEPTYPHRSGEGIVPASLRKAEVESWLHDDSTSSSSRSGVAQEEAPFNGEETSLLLKMDKKPESTCSRARGKIAHDEHEDGQSDKKPCSAVEDEQHSGKIGVHAIEEHKQEQGSARGDVQALLDMDDETIQEKIWCFSERLHLNFVDPEFCDYGPEYEPEQLRELYEQLALYRIRAYELTVDRKLTELDDVNLKLHYPPSKLYNNSFFEYYEDSLEWYFDLERCRNAQYDNYQRLVLRAPGYLDWDFYHKIIHTYEQDQAYVQYFEEVANRTKWVEDYLGDSTIQWERVRGLAYMQALEVAAGFPDVSPFLVSYGFPEYICSIRSDSSYKRLDGLYFEIWKRVAKGKMSFEEALLEIHSKDMFPLRSSYIKHELENTPGRFPIKDYYDAHVAGIDKMAADDKARQLIREAVVKIASPLKRKFYLDYARKKLEIARDIDLIPKGRRGSESLW, from the exons atgacgaggcggcggcgctccaaGAACCGCAAATCTTCTGGACCCGCGGCTCCCGCCGCCTCTTCTCGGTCAGGAGAACCCACCTATCCTCATAGATCTGGAGAAGGTATTGTGCCAGCATCCTTAAGGAAGGCTGAGGTAGAAAGCTGGCTACATGATGattccaccagcagcagcagccggtcAGGAGTTGCACAGGAAGAAGCCCCTTTTAATGGGGAGGAAACAAGCTTGCTTCTTAAGATGGACAAGAAGCCGGAATCAACTTGTTCTAGGGCACGTGGCAAGATTGCACATGATGAACATGAAGATGGACAGTCTGACAAAAAACCTTGTTCTGCAGTTGAAGATGAACAGCATTCTGGCAAGATTGGTGTCCATGCCATTGAAGAGCACAAACAAGAACAAGGGAGTGCAAGAGGAGATGTGCAGGCCCTCCTCGACATGGATGATGAAACCATCCAAGAAAAGATTTGGTGTTTCAGCGAACGCCTACACCTAAACTTTGTTGATCCTGAGTTTTGTGATTATGGTCCTGAATACGAGCCAGAGCAGCTCAGGGAGTTGTACGAGCAGTTAGCCTTGTACCGCATCAGAGCTTATGAG TTAACAGTGGATAGGAAGCTGACTGAACTGGATGATGTGAATCTGAAACTGCATTACCCTCCATCCAAACTTTATAATAACAGTTTTTTCGAGTACTATGAGGACAGCCTTGAATGGTACTTCGATCTTGAGCGCTGCAGGAACGCTCAGTATGATAACTACCAGCGGCTAGTGCTTCGCGCT CCTGGATATTTAGATTGGGATTTCTACCACAAAATTATTCACACTTACGAACAAGACCAAGCATATGTACAGTACTTTGAAGAGGTAGCGAACCGGACCAAG TGGGTTGAAGATTATCTGGGAGACAGCACAATTCAG TGGGAAAGAGTTAGAGGTCTGGCTTACATGCAAGCACTGGAGGTTGCAGCAGGCTTTCCCGATGTTTCCCCATTTTTAGTTTCCTACGGTTTCCCG GAGTATATCTGTAGCATTAGGTCTGATTCTTCTTACAAGAGATTAGATGGTCTCTATTTTGAGATTTGGAAGCGGGTTGCTAAAGGAAAA ATGAGTTTCGAAGAAGCCTTGTTGGAAATACATAGCAAAGACATGTTTCCCTTGCGCAGTTCTTATATTAAACATGAGCTTGAAAACACTCCAGGCAGATTCCCAATAAAAGATTAT TATGATGCCCATGTGGCTGGCATTGACAAAATG GCTGCAGATGATAAAGCTCGGCAGTTGATAAGAGAGGCTGTTGTAAAAATA GCTTCACCTTTGAAACGAAAGTTCTATTTGGATTATGCCAGGAAAAAGTTGGAAATTGCAAGAGATATTGATTTGATTCCCAAAG GAAGGAGAGGTTCTGAATCACTATGGTAA
- the LOC117861088 gene encoding uncharacterized protein isoform X1, which translates to MTRRRRSKNRKSSGPAAPAASSRSGEPTYPHRSGEGIVPASLRKAEVESWLHDDSTSSSSRSGVAQEEAPFNGEETSLLLKMDKKPESTCSRARGKIAHDEHEDGQSDKKPCSAVEDEQHSGKIGVHAIEEHKQEQGSARGDVQALLDMDDETIQEKIWCFSERLHLNFVDPEFCDYGPEYEPEQLRELYEQLALYRIRAYELTVDRKLTELDDVNLKLHYPPSKLYNNSFFEYYEDSLEWYFDLERCRNAQYDNYQRLVLRAPGYLDWDFYHKIIHTYEQDQAYVQYFEEVANRTKWVEDYLGDSTIQWERVRGLAYMQALEVAAGFPDVSPFLVSYGFPEYICSIRSDSSYKRLDGLYFEIWKRVAKGKVSTSMSFEEALLEIHSKDMFPLRSSYIKHELENTPGRFPIKDYYDAHVAGIDKMAADDKARQLIREAVVKIASPLKRKFYLDYARKKLEIARDIDLIPKGRRGSESLW; encoded by the exons atgacgaggcggcggcgctccaaGAACCGCAAATCTTCTGGACCCGCGGCTCCCGCCGCCTCTTCTCGGTCAGGAGAACCCACCTATCCTCATAGATCTGGAGAAGGTATTGTGCCAGCATCCTTAAGGAAGGCTGAGGTAGAAAGCTGGCTACATGATGattccaccagcagcagcagccggtcAGGAGTTGCACAGGAAGAAGCCCCTTTTAATGGGGAGGAAACAAGCTTGCTTCTTAAGATGGACAAGAAGCCGGAATCAACTTGTTCTAGGGCACGTGGCAAGATTGCACATGATGAACATGAAGATGGACAGTCTGACAAAAAACCTTGTTCTGCAGTTGAAGATGAACAGCATTCTGGCAAGATTGGTGTCCATGCCATTGAAGAGCACAAACAAGAACAAGGGAGTGCAAGAGGAGATGTGCAGGCCCTCCTCGACATGGATGATGAAACCATCCAAGAAAAGATTTGGTGTTTCAGCGAACGCCTACACCTAAACTTTGTTGATCCTGAGTTTTGTGATTATGGTCCTGAATACGAGCCAGAGCAGCTCAGGGAGTTGTACGAGCAGTTAGCCTTGTACCGCATCAGAGCTTATGAG TTAACAGTGGATAGGAAGCTGACTGAACTGGATGATGTGAATCTGAAACTGCATTACCCTCCATCCAAACTTTATAATAACAGTTTTTTCGAGTACTATGAGGACAGCCTTGAATGGTACTTCGATCTTGAGCGCTGCAGGAACGCTCAGTATGATAACTACCAGCGGCTAGTGCTTCGCGCT CCTGGATATTTAGATTGGGATTTCTACCACAAAATTATTCACACTTACGAACAAGACCAAGCATATGTACAGTACTTTGAAGAGGTAGCGAACCGGACCAAG TGGGTTGAAGATTATCTGGGAGACAGCACAATTCAG TGGGAAAGAGTTAGAGGTCTGGCTTACATGCAAGCACTGGAGGTTGCAGCAGGCTTTCCCGATGTTTCCCCATTTTTAGTTTCCTACGGTTTCCCG GAGTATATCTGTAGCATTAGGTCTGATTCTTCTTACAAGAGATTAGATGGTCTCTATTTTGAGATTTGGAAGCGGGTTGCTAAAGGAAAAGTTAGTACCTCA ATGAGTTTCGAAGAAGCCTTGTTGGAAATACATAGCAAAGACATGTTTCCCTTGCGCAGTTCTTATATTAAACATGAGCTTGAAAACACTCCAGGCAGATTCCCAATAAAAGATTAT TATGATGCCCATGTGGCTGGCATTGACAAAATG GCTGCAGATGATAAAGCTCGGCAGTTGATAAGAGAGGCTGTTGTAAAAATA GCTTCACCTTTGAAACGAAAGTTCTATTTGGATTATGCCAGGAAAAAGTTGGAAATTGCAAGAGATATTGATTTGATTCCCAAAG GAAGGAGAGGTTCTGAATCACTATGGTAA